The following are encoded together in the Actinoplanes sp. N902-109 genome:
- a CDS encoding Na+/H+ antiporter: METSVLQVIVLLGTAVWGLTLLARRLRVPAPIVLLLGGVPLAFVPWLTDVRLQPELVLFVFLPALLFPESRDTSLGEIRANLRVVMLSAIGLVIATAAVVAVIGHALGLSWPVAWILGAVLAPTDATAVTAVAGRMPRRTLTILRAESLINDGTALVIFGIAVDVATGHDSVGPGGIAWDFLISYVGGVGIGLAAGWLSVRLRGLTNDSLLSNTVSVLTPFAAFLAAEEIHASGVLAVVVAGLYLSQAGSLLIAAQDRLRVRAFWQLVTFLLNGTLFVLVGLELRGAVTGLTSSPLRTAVIDAILVAVAVMAARFVWTNTTPYVIRALDRRPQQRARRMTFRGRLPNAWSGFRGAVSLAAALAVPSGVPGRDLIIVVTFGVILITLVVQGLTLPAVLRWARLPEDTSETEMEYAESKAVDAALRLLPGEADRLAVDPEIFSLVRAEVEERRTELAESALGGNQTDNDRADAGPTQHATDATPAIQSPAPENLAANRTNGDDPQDDAAADMASPDDEPRSTPSDGELPHRDSVAGSNATTPDGLARDGRKAAITNVASRLSRREQYRRLRLALIQEKRKVVVGLRDQRRIDDTVLRRYESILDAEELRLGAGDTD, from the coding sequence GTGGAAACGTCGGTTCTGCAAGTCATCGTTCTGCTCGGCACCGCTGTGTGGGGGCTGACGCTGCTCGCCCGGCGCCTGCGCGTGCCCGCGCCCATCGTGCTGTTGCTCGGCGGGGTGCCACTTGCCTTCGTACCGTGGCTCACGGACGTGCGGTTGCAGCCGGAACTTGTCCTCTTCGTGTTCCTGCCGGCGCTGTTGTTCCCCGAGTCGCGGGACACGTCGCTGGGTGAGATCCGGGCGAACCTGCGCGTGGTGATGCTCAGCGCCATCGGCCTGGTGATCGCCACTGCCGCGGTGGTCGCGGTGATCGGTCACGCGCTCGGGCTGAGCTGGCCGGTCGCCTGGATCCTCGGCGCGGTGCTCGCCCCCACGGACGCCACCGCGGTCACTGCGGTGGCCGGTCGGATGCCGCGTCGCACCTTGACCATTTTGCGGGCCGAAAGCCTGATAAATGACGGCACCGCACTGGTTATCTTCGGCATAGCGGTGGACGTAGCCACCGGGCACGACAGCGTCGGGCCGGGCGGCATTGCCTGGGACTTCCTCATCTCGTACGTCGGTGGCGTCGGCATCGGACTCGCCGCCGGCTGGCTCAGCGTGCGGCTGCGCGGCCTGACCAACGACTCGCTGCTCAGCAACACCGTGAGCGTGCTGACCCCGTTCGCCGCGTTCCTGGCCGCCGAGGAGATCCACGCCTCCGGCGTGCTTGCGGTGGTCGTCGCGGGCCTCTATCTGAGTCAAGCCGGTTCACTGCTGATCGCGGCCCAGGACAGGCTTCGCGTACGGGCGTTCTGGCAACTCGTGACGTTTCTGCTGAACGGCACCCTCTTCGTCCTGGTGGGACTGGAACTGCGCGGCGCAGTGACCGGTTTGACCTCGTCCCCGCTGCGCACCGCGGTCATCGACGCGATCCTGGTGGCGGTCGCGGTGATGGCTGCCCGATTTGTCTGGACGAACACCACCCCGTACGTCATCCGCGCCCTTGACCGCCGTCCCCAGCAACGCGCCCGCCGGATGACCTTCCGGGGCCGCCTGCCCAACGCCTGGTCCGGCTTCCGCGGCGCGGTCTCGCTGGCCGCCGCGCTCGCGGTGCCGTCCGGCGTACCGGGCCGCGACCTGATCATCGTGGTGACGTTCGGCGTCATCCTGATCACGCTTGTCGTGCAAGGCCTGACCCTGCCCGCGGTCCTGCGCTGGGCCCGGTTGCCCGAGGACACGTCCGAAACCGAGATGGAGTACGCCGAGAGCAAGGCCGTCGATGCCGCCCTCCGGCTGCTTCCCGGCGAAGCGGACCGGCTGGCCGTGGACCCGGAGATCTTTTCGCTCGTCCGGGCGGAGGTCGAGGAACGCCGCACCGAACTGGCCGAATCAGCCCTCGGCGGCAACCAAACCGACAACGATCGCGCCGACGCCGGCCCCACGCAGCACGCCACCGATGCGACGCCCGCGATCCAGTCGCCAGCCCCGGAGAACTTGGCGGCAAATCGGACGAACGGCGATGATCCGCAGGATGACGCCGCCGCGGACATGGCATCGCCCGATGACGAACCCCGGTCCACCCCGTCCGACGGCGAGCTTCCGCACCGGGACAGCGTGGCGGGAAGCAATGCGACCACACCGGACGGCCTCGCGCGCGACGGCCGGAAAGCAGCAATCACCAACGTCGCGTCGAGGCTCAGCCGCCGGGAGCAGTACCGCCGTCTGCGGCTCGCCCTCATCCAGGAGAAGCGGAAAGTCGTGGTGGGCCTGCGCGACCAACGCCGGATCGACGACACCGTCCTGCGCCGCTACGAATCGATCCTCGACGCCGAAGAACTACGCCTCGGCGCCGGCGACACCGACTGA
- a CDS encoding glycoside hydrolase family 64 protein, whose protein sequence is MAKRAVGKSSPSGAFWDTTGIPTATNVLTVKVLNRTNGRYPDSKVYWSFNGQTHSIAEQPHLDMPANSSGRMYFHLGSPDAALSDFIEFTVGSDQFNGNTTRVDAFVLKLAMRLHSGDGSDLTVGENQATFAESRAATFQRFRAAVPAEFDHLAQGTTRILSPGGDPEFRAGGRFADYFPGDIATSDIFGCAGPLSGKADQCAQLNRATTSNDPGTFYRTAPANFYAKFWHDNAIGHRAYGFPYDDVAAQSTYISHTDPQYLMVAVGY, encoded by the coding sequence GTGGCGAAGCGCGCCGTGGGGAAGTCGTCGCCGAGCGGGGCCTTCTGGGACACCACCGGCATCCCCACGGCCACCAACGTGCTGACCGTCAAGGTGCTGAACCGCACCAACGGCAGGTATCCCGACAGCAAGGTCTACTGGAGCTTCAACGGGCAGACCCACTCGATCGCCGAGCAGCCGCACCTCGACATGCCCGCGAACTCCTCCGGCCGGATGTACTTCCATCTGGGCTCGCCCGACGCCGCGCTGAGCGACTTCATCGAGTTCACGGTCGGGTCCGACCAGTTCAACGGCAACACCACGCGGGTCGATGCGTTCGTCCTGAAGCTGGCGATGCGGTTGCACTCCGGCGACGGCTCGGACCTCACCGTGGGCGAGAACCAGGCGACCTTCGCCGAGTCCCGGGCCGCCACATTCCAGCGGTTCCGGGCGGCCGTGCCCGCCGAGTTCGACCACCTCGCACAGGGCACCACACGCATCCTGTCGCCGGGTGGCGATCCCGAGTTCCGTGCCGGTGGCAGGTTCGCGGACTATTTCCCGGGCGACATCGCCACCTCGGACATCTTCGGGTGCGCGGGCCCCTTGTCCGGCAAGGCCGATCAGTGCGCGCAGCTCAACCGTGCCACCACGAGCAACGACCCCGGCACCTTCTACCGCACGGCGCCGGCCAACTTCTATGCCAAGTTCTGGCACGACAACGCGATCGGGCACCGGGCATACGGCTTCCCGTACGACGACGTGGCCGCCCAGTCGACCTACATCTCGCACACCGATCCGCAATACCTGATGGTCGCCGTCGGCTACTGA
- a CDS encoding WhiB family transcriptional regulator has product MEAQVEGVDLLGDAPEWQERALCSQTDPEAFFPEKGGSTREAKRICGRCDVKAECLEYALGHDERFGIWGGLSERERRKLKRRVA; this is encoded by the coding sequence ATGGAAGCGCAGGTAGAAGGGGTCGACCTGCTGGGGGATGCGCCTGAGTGGCAGGAGCGGGCGCTGTGTTCGCAGACGGATCCGGAGGCATTCTTCCCGGAAAAAGGCGGTTCTACTCGCGAAGCCAAGCGAATCTGTGGCCGTTGTGACGTCAAAGCCGAATGCCTTGAGTATGCGCTCGGTCACGATGAGCGATTTGGCATCTGGGGCGGCCTGTCCGAGCGGGAGCGCCGCAAGCTCAAGCGCCGGGTGGCCTGA
- a CDS encoding NUDIX domain-containing protein: MSLYDDAAATLTAWQSTSDAADLARKRALELLAAGPVALTRAHRPGHVTASALIVDEQRRVLLCLHGRLGLWMQVGGHCEADDATLAAAALREATEESGIAGLRLDPIPIDVDVHAVRCAPADGEPATASWHYDVRYVAVCPAGAVEQISDESADLAWFAPDALPSPLADGVVQQLQPAFARL, encoded by the coding sequence TTGAGCCTGTACGACGACGCGGCGGCGACACTGACCGCCTGGCAATCCACTTCGGACGCCGCCGACCTGGCCCGCAAGCGCGCCCTGGAGCTTTTGGCGGCCGGACCGGTCGCGCTGACCCGGGCACACCGCCCGGGACACGTCACCGCAAGCGCACTGATCGTCGACGAGCAGCGCCGGGTGTTGCTGTGCCTGCACGGACGACTCGGCCTGTGGATGCAGGTGGGCGGTCACTGCGAAGCCGACGATGCCACCCTCGCGGCAGCCGCCCTGCGCGAAGCGACGGAGGAGTCGGGCATCGCCGGCCTCCGCCTCGATCCCATCCCGATCGACGTGGACGTGCACGCCGTGCGCTGCGCCCCGGCCGACGGCGAACCCGCCACGGCATCCTGGCACTACGACGTCCGCTACGTCGCTGTCTGCCCGGCCGGCGCGGTCGAGCAGATCAGCGACGAGTCGGCCGACCTGGCCTGGTTCGCGCCCGACGCCCTGCCCTCACCCCTCGCCGACGGCGTCGTGCAGCAGCTCCAGCCAGCTTTTGCCCGGCTCTGA
- a CDS encoding glycosyltransferase family 1 protein: MTAGRPPRVLVDATSVPADRGGVGRYVDGLLGALSAVDPDRLDLAVVAQRSDAERYSRMLTGAEVIAGPSAVAHRPARLAWEQTGLPLLAQQVGAKVLHSPFYTCPLRAGCPVTVTVHDATFFTEPEHYDNTKRTFFRSAIKTSLRRAARVIVPSKATRDELIRLLDADPTHIDVAYHGVDHTAFHAPGDEEKARVRARLGLGDSGYVAFLGAKEPRKNVPNLIRGWARAVADWPHPPALVIAGGQGHDDEIDRAVAEVPSHLRLLRPGYLRYADLPGFLGGALVACYPSFGEGFGLPILEAMACATPVLTTPRLSLPEVGGDAVAYTTEDPDRIAEDLADLLHDEARRITLAKAGFDRAKEFTWASSAEVHVTTWNRVAS, from the coding sequence GTGACCGCCGGTCGCCCGCCCCGAGTCCTCGTCGACGCCACGAGCGTCCCCGCCGACCGCGGTGGGGTGGGCCGATACGTCGACGGATTGCTCGGTGCCCTCAGCGCTGTCGACCCCGACCGCCTGGACCTCGCCGTGGTGGCGCAGCGTTCCGACGCTGAGCGCTACTCGCGCATGCTGACCGGGGCTGAGGTCATCGCCGGCCCCTCCGCGGTGGCGCACCGGCCGGCCCGGCTGGCCTGGGAACAGACCGGTCTGCCGCTGCTGGCCCAGCAGGTGGGGGCCAAGGTGCTGCACTCGCCGTTCTACACGTGCCCGTTGCGGGCCGGATGCCCGGTAACCGTGACGGTGCACGATGCGACCTTCTTCACCGAGCCGGAGCATTACGACAACACCAAGCGCACGTTCTTCCGCAGCGCCATCAAGACCTCGCTGCGCCGCGCCGCCCGGGTGATCGTGCCCAGCAAGGCGACCCGGGACGAGCTGATCCGGCTGCTCGACGCCGACCCGACCCACATCGACGTCGCCTATCACGGGGTCGACCACACCGCGTTCCACGCCCCGGGCGACGAGGAGAAGGCCCGCGTGCGCGCCCGGCTCGGGCTGGGCGACTCCGGGTACGTGGCGTTCCTGGGTGCCAAGGAGCCGCGCAAGAACGTGCCCAACCTGATCCGGGGCTGGGCCCGCGCGGTAGCCGACTGGCCGCACCCGCCCGCCCTGGTCATCGCCGGCGGTCAGGGGCACGACGACGAGATCGACCGCGCGGTGGCGGAGGTGCCGTCCCACCTGCGGTTGCTGCGCCCGGGCTACCTGCGCTACGCCGATCTGCCCGGCTTCCTGGGCGGCGCACTGGTGGCCTGCTACCCGTCGTTCGGTGAAGGCTTCGGTCTGCCCATCCTCGAAGCGATGGCCTGCGCCACCCCGGTGCTGACCACGCCGCGGCTGTCCCTACCCGAAGTGGGTGGAGATGCTGTCGCATACACGACGGAGGACCCCGACCGGATCGCCGAGGACCTGGCCGACCTCCTGCACGACGAAGCACGCCGGATTACGCTTGCCAAGGCCGGTTTTGACCGCGCCAAGGAGTTCACGTGGGCATCCAGCGCGGAGGTTCACGTGACGACGTGGAACCGAGTGGCGTCCTGA
- a CDS encoding TIGR03089 family protein, with product MTETIPAALLAAVRRDPTMPLLTWYDDASGDRTELSGATMDNWVSKTANLLTDGAGLDRGDTVAVLLPPHWQTAAILLGSWTAGLTVARTAEPQPVNVLFTRPEDVEAVSAWSAGDRYATGLLPLAMPLRQVPTGYLDYTIEVRGYGDHFTAYQPLTASDPALGDVTHGDISRTVTARAQELGITSGARVLIDAATFPNPRDWLLAPLFAGATVVLCANLDSSAVDKRAASENVTLVLQ from the coding sequence ATGACCGAGACCATTCCCGCCGCCCTGCTCGCCGCGGTCCGCCGTGACCCCACCATGCCGTTGCTGACCTGGTACGACGATGCCTCCGGCGACCGCACGGAGCTGTCCGGCGCGACCATGGACAACTGGGTGTCGAAAACCGCCAACCTGCTCACCGACGGTGCCGGTCTGGACCGGGGCGACACGGTCGCTGTCCTGCTGCCACCGCACTGGCAGACCGCTGCAATCCTGCTGGGCAGTTGGACGGCCGGGCTCACGGTGGCCCGAACCGCGGAACCCCAGCCCGTCAACGTGTTGTTCACCCGCCCGGAGGACGTCGAAGCGGTGTCGGCATGGTCGGCGGGCGACCGCTACGCGACCGGACTGCTGCCGCTGGCCATGCCGCTGCGCCAGGTGCCCACGGGCTACCTGGACTACACGATCGAGGTACGCGGCTACGGCGATCACTTCACCGCCTACCAGCCGCTCACCGCGTCCGATCCGGCTCTCGGCGACGTCACCCACGGAGACATTTCCCGTACGGTCACAGCCCGCGCGCAGGAGTTGGGCATCACATCGGGCGCCCGGGTCCTGATCGACGCCGCCACCTTCCCGAACCCGCGGGACTGGCTGCTGGCGCCTCTGTTCGCCGGTGCGACGGTCGTGCTGTGCGCCAACCTCGACTCGTCAGCTGTGGACAAGCGCGCCGCGTCGGAGAACGTCACGCTCGTCCTTCAGTAG
- a CDS encoding bifunctional FO biosynthesis protein CofGH, with protein MDTPPTEASIRRALKRAAAGKAIDADEASALLAADGPLLDDLLEIAGNIRDAGLREAGRPGVVTYSKKVFIPLTRLCRDRCHYCTFATVPHRLPAAFLERDEVLAIAREGAAQGCKEALFTLGDRPEDRWPAARQWLDERGYDSTLDYVRACAIAVLEETGLLPHLNPGVLSWADLQRLKPVAPSMGMMLETTATRLWSEPGQPHYASPDKEPAVRLRVLADAGRVNVPFTTGILIGIGETRAERADAIFAMRRSSREYGHIQEVIVQNFRAKPDTAMRGMPDAELRELATTVAVTRVIMGPRARIQAPPNLIDAEFDLLLRAGIDDWGGVSPVTPDHVNPERPWPQIEQLREMSARSGFELRERLTIYPEYVRRGEGWLDPRLAAHVAALSDESGLAREDAMPVGRPWQEPDEAYATGRTDLHATIDTEGRTGDRRGDFDSVYGDWDEVAAHVSTPAFERVETDVLAGLRLAAEDPAKLLLPEHEDKAMALFNADGSALDELARIADDLRKEVNGEDITYVVNRNINFSNVCYVGCRFCAFAQRENDADAYRLSVDQVADRAEEAWRDGATEVCMQGGIDPKMPITAYADLVRAVKQRVPGMHVHAFSPMEIVTGASKAGVSVRDWLTELHEAGLDTIPGTAAEILDDDVRWVLTKGKLPASTWIDVVTTAHQVGIRSSSTMMYGHVDHPRQWLGHFRVLAGIQDVTGGFTEFVALPFIHTNAPIYLAGIARPGPTWRENRVVHAMARILLHDRINNIQCSWVKLGDEGTIAMLNGGCNDLGGTLMEETISRMAGSENGSARTVAELKALAAQAGRPAAERTTVYGRR; from the coding sequence GTGGACACCCCACCGACCGAGGCCAGCATCCGCCGTGCGCTGAAGCGTGCCGCCGCCGGAAAGGCGATCGACGCCGATGAGGCGAGCGCCCTTCTCGCGGCCGACGGACCGCTGCTGGATGACCTGCTGGAGATCGCCGGAAACATCCGGGACGCCGGCTTGCGCGAGGCTGGGCGGCCGGGCGTCGTCACGTACTCCAAAAAGGTCTTCATCCCGCTGACCCGGCTCTGCCGCGATCGATGTCACTACTGCACCTTCGCGACGGTGCCGCACCGGCTGCCCGCGGCTTTCCTGGAGCGCGACGAGGTGCTCGCCATCGCTCGCGAGGGGGCCGCGCAGGGCTGCAAGGAGGCCCTGTTCACGCTGGGTGACCGGCCGGAGGACCGCTGGCCGGCGGCGCGGCAGTGGCTCGACGAGCGCGGCTACGACTCGACCCTGGACTACGTGCGGGCCTGCGCGATCGCCGTGCTGGAGGAGACCGGCCTGCTGCCGCATCTCAACCCGGGCGTGCTCAGCTGGGCGGATCTGCAGCGGCTCAAGCCGGTCGCGCCGAGCATGGGCATGATGCTGGAGACCACCGCCACCCGCCTGTGGTCGGAGCCGGGCCAGCCGCATTACGCCTCGCCCGACAAGGAACCGGCGGTCCGGTTGCGGGTGCTCGCCGACGCGGGCCGGGTCAACGTCCCGTTCACCACCGGCATCCTCATCGGCATCGGGGAGACCCGTGCCGAGCGCGCCGACGCCATCTTCGCGATGCGCCGCAGCTCCCGCGAGTACGGTCACATCCAGGAAGTCATCGTCCAGAACTTCCGCGCCAAGCCCGACACGGCGATGCGTGGCATGCCCGACGCCGAGCTGCGCGAGCTGGCGACCACGGTGGCGGTGACCCGGGTGATCATGGGTCCGCGAGCCCGTATCCAGGCCCCGCCCAACCTCATCGACGCCGAGTTCGACCTGCTGCTGCGGGCGGGCATCGACGACTGGGGCGGTGTCTCTCCGGTCACGCCCGACCACGTCAACCCCGAGCGGCCTTGGCCGCAGATCGAGCAGCTGCGCGAGATGTCCGCCCGGTCCGGCTTCGAGCTGCGCGAGCGCCTCACGATCTACCCCGAGTACGTACGCCGGGGGGAGGGCTGGCTCGATCCGCGTCTGGCCGCGCACGTGGCCGCGCTCTCCGACGAGTCCGGCCTGGCGCGCGAGGACGCCATGCCGGTCGGCCGCCCCTGGCAGGAACCGGATGAGGCGTACGCCACCGGGCGCACCGACCTGCACGCCACCATCGACACCGAGGGTCGCACCGGTGACCGCCGCGGTGACTTCGATTCCGTGTACGGCGACTGGGACGAGGTGGCGGCGCACGTCTCCACCCCGGCGTTCGAGCGCGTCGAGACCGACGTCCTCGCCGGGTTGCGCCTGGCCGCGGAGGACCCGGCCAAGCTGCTGCTGCCCGAGCACGAGGACAAGGCGATGGCCCTGTTCAACGCCGACGGCTCGGCCCTCGACGAACTCGCCCGCATCGCCGACGACCTGCGCAAGGAGGTCAACGGCGAGGACATCACGTACGTGGTCAACCGCAACATCAACTTCTCCAACGTCTGCTACGTCGGCTGCCGCTTCTGCGCCTTCGCCCAGCGTGAGAACGACGCGGACGCCTACCGCCTCTCCGTCGACCAGGTCGCCGACCGCGCCGAGGAGGCGTGGCGCGACGGTGCGACCGAGGTGTGCATGCAGGGCGGCATCGACCCCAAGATGCCCATCACCGCGTACGCCGACCTGGTGCGCGCCGTGAAGCAGCGCGTCCCCGGCATGCACGTCCATGCGTTCTCGCCGATGGAGATCGTCACCGGTGCGTCCAAGGCCGGCGTGTCCGTCCGCGACTGGCTCACCGAGCTGCACGAGGCCGGCCTGGACACCATCCCCGGCACCGCCGCCGAGATCCTCGACGACGACGTGCGCTGGGTGCTGACCAAGGGCAAGCTGCCCGCCTCCACCTGGATCGACGTGGTCACCACCGCCCACCAGGTGGGCATCCGCTCCAGCTCCACGATGATGTACGGCCACGTCGACCACCCGCGCCAGTGGCTGGGCCACTTCCGCGTCCTCGCCGGCATCCAGGACGTCACCGGCGGCTTCACCGAGTTCGTGGCGCTCCCGTTCATCCACACCAACGCCCCGATCTACCTCGCCGGCATCGCCCGCCCCGGCCCCACCTGGCGGGAAAATCGGGTGGTCCACGCCATGGCTCGCATCCTGCTGCACGACCGCATCAACAACATCCAGTGCTCCTGGGTCAAGCTCGGCGACGAGGGCACCATCGCCATGCTCAACGGCGGCTGCAACGACCTCGGCGGCACCCTGATGGAGGAAACCATCTCCCGCATGGCCGGCTCAGAAAACGGCTCGGCCCGCACAGTCGCCGAACTCAAGGCCCTCGCCGCCCAGGCCGGCCGCCCCGCCGCCGAACGGACAACGGTGTACGGCCGGCGCTGA
- a CDS encoding mannose-1-phosphate guanylyltransferase, translating into MSENQGGLYAVIPAGGSGTRLWPLSRAGHPKFLHPLTGTDASLLQATVDRLLPMTQTDRIFVVTGVAHAAAVSRQLVAVPEENILVEPSPRDSCAAIALAAAVIARREPDAVMGSFAADHLIADGERFTGVIEQAMQGARQGLLMTLGIMPTRPETGYGYVQCGSPVGDGPVLAVEEFKEKPSYEVAESYVKSGNYLWNAGMFVWRVDVFLAELARQQPQLHAGIARIAQAWDSPSREDVLGEVWPTLPRISVDYAVMEGAAAVGRVGTVPGDFGWNDVGDFHTLGEVLNADQAGNVVVGHDPAAGVGVMLRESQNLVVVPTSGRLVAALGVRDLIVVDTPDAVLVCPRDRAQEVKSLVDELKETGQLGYI; encoded by the coding sequence ATGAGTGAGAACCAGGGTGGGCTGTACGCCGTCATTCCCGCAGGTGGCAGTGGCACTCGTCTATGGCCCCTGTCCAGGGCCGGGCACCCGAAGTTCCTGCACCCGCTGACCGGGACGGATGCGTCCCTGCTGCAGGCAACGGTCGACCGCCTGCTGCCGATGACGCAAACCGATCGCATCTTCGTCGTCACTGGCGTGGCGCATGCCGCTGCCGTGTCGCGCCAGCTGGTGGCTGTGCCGGAGGAGAACATCCTCGTCGAGCCGTCGCCCCGCGACTCGTGCGCCGCCATCGCGCTGGCCGCCGCGGTCATCGCCCGTCGCGAGCCGGATGCGGTGATGGGCTCGTTCGCGGCCGATCACCTGATCGCCGACGGTGAGCGCTTCACCGGCGTGATCGAGCAGGCGATGCAAGGCGCGCGGCAGGGCCTGCTGATGACCCTCGGCATCATGCCGACCCGGCCCGAGACCGGCTACGGCTACGTCCAATGTGGCAGTCCGGTCGGCGACGGCCCGGTGCTCGCGGTGGAGGAGTTCAAGGAGAAGCCCTCGTACGAGGTGGCGGAGAGCTACGTCAAGTCCGGCAACTACCTGTGGAACGCCGGCATGTTCGTGTGGCGGGTGGACGTCTTCCTCGCCGAGCTCGCCCGCCAGCAGCCGCAGCTGCACGCCGGCATCGCCCGGATCGCCCAGGCGTGGGACTCGCCGTCCCGCGAGGACGTCCTCGGCGAGGTGTGGCCGACGCTGCCGCGCATCTCGGTCGACTACGCCGTGATGGAGGGCGCGGCCGCGGTGGGCCGGGTCGGCACGGTTCCCGGCGACTTCGGCTGGAACGACGTCGGCGACTTCCACACGCTCGGCGAGGTGCTCAACGCCGACCAGGCCGGCAACGTGGTCGTCGGCCACGACCCGGCGGCCGGCGTGGGCGTGATGCTGCGCGAGTCCCAGAACCTGGTCGTGGTGCCCACGTCGGGCCGGCTCGTGGCTGCCCTGGGCGTGCGCGACCTGATCGTGGTCGACACGCCGGACGCGGTGCTGGTCTGCCCGCGCGACCGTGCGCAGGAGGTCAAGTCGCTGGTGGACGAGCTGAAGGAAACCGGGCAGCTCGGCTACATCTGA
- a CDS encoding metallopeptidase family protein, giving the protein MTTSPDRRRAGSEPGRTARSAGPGRPARRDRHGRGLRGRLVPATVPLARTKAEIFDDLVLDTVEGLERRYAKELAGVEFAVEDVPPELNVYDSDVLEDGEVPLARLLPGRPGRQELPPRIVLYRRPLEFRAMDREDLADLVHDVIIEQVANLLGVDPDELT; this is encoded by the coding sequence GTGACAACCAGTCCCGACCGCCGCCGGGCCGGCTCCGAACCGGGCCGGACCGCTCGATCAGCCGGACCGGGCCGTCCCGCCCGCCGTGACCGGCACGGGCGCGGGCTGCGCGGCCGACTCGTCCCGGCCACCGTGCCACTGGCCCGCACCAAGGCGGAGATTTTCGACGATCTCGTGCTGGACACGGTCGAAGGCCTCGAACGCCGCTACGCCAAGGAACTGGCCGGCGTCGAGTTCGCCGTCGAAGACGTGCCGCCCGAGCTCAACGTTTACGACTCCGACGTCCTCGAGGACGGCGAGGTCCCGCTGGCCCGCCTGCTCCCCGGTCGCCCGGGCCGCCAGGAGCTGCCCCCGCGCATCGTGCTCTACCGCCGCCCGCTCGAATTCCGCGCCATGGACCGCGAAGACCTCGCCGATCTGGTCCACGACGTCATCATCGAGCAGGTCGCCAACCTCCTCGGCGTCGATCCCGACGAACTGACCTGA
- the cofD gene encoding 2-phospho-L-lactate transferase: MRIVVLTGGIGGARFLVGVRAYARRIGAEVTAVVNVGDDVRMHGLQICPDLDSVMYTLGGAADPERGWGRVGETWVVKEELAKYGAEPSWFGLGDKDTATHLVRTTMLTAGYPLSQVTAALCERWQPGVTMLPATDDRLETHVVVDVEGERKAIHFQEWWVRYRGNVPTHRFVFVGADVAKPAPGVLEAIAAADVVLLAPSNPVVSIAPVLAVQELRDAVANGPAPVVGVAPIIGGAPVRGMADRCLATLGVEVSAEGVGGLYGARSATGLLDGWLVDTTDDKTDIPGVRVRAVPLWMKDEEATAAMVASALDLAGVS; encoded by the coding sequence ATGCGAATCGTGGTCCTGACCGGGGGGATCGGCGGCGCCCGGTTCCTGGTGGGCGTGCGCGCATACGCGCGGCGCATCGGTGCCGAGGTGACGGCGGTGGTGAACGTCGGCGACGACGTTCGGATGCATGGGCTGCAGATATGCCCCGACCTCGACAGCGTCATGTACACGCTGGGCGGCGCCGCGGATCCCGAGCGCGGCTGGGGCCGGGTCGGTGAGACCTGGGTGGTCAAGGAGGAGCTCGCGAAGTACGGCGCCGAGCCGTCCTGGTTCGGCCTGGGCGACAAGGACACCGCAACCCATCTCGTACGGACCACGATGCTGACCGCCGGCTATCCGTTGTCGCAGGTCACCGCCGCCCTCTGCGAGCGCTGGCAGCCGGGCGTGACGATGCTCCCGGCCACCGACGACCGGCTCGAGACCCATGTCGTCGTGGACGTCGAGGGCGAGCGCAAGGCGATCCACTTCCAGGAGTGGTGGGTGCGCTATCGCGGGAACGTGCCGACGCATCGGTTCGTCTTCGTGGGTGCCGACGTCGCGAAGCCTGCTCCGGGCGTGCTCGAGGCGATCGCGGCGGCCGATGTCGTTCTGCTGGCGCCGAGCAACCCGGTGGTGTCGATCGCGCCCGTTCTGGCCGTACAAGAACTGCGGGATGCGGTGGCGAACGGCCCGGCGCCGGTCGTCGGGGTGGCGCCGATCATCGGTGGCGCTCCGGTGCGCGGCATGGCCGACCGCTGCCTGGCCACGCTGGGCGTCGAGGTGAGCGCCGAGGGCGTGGGCGGCCTCTACGGCGCGCGGTCCGCGACCGGCCTGCTGGACGGCTGGCTGGTCGACACGACGGACGACAAAACCGATATTCCCGGCGTACGGGTGAGAGCCGTGCCGTTGTGGATGAAGGACGAGGAGGCGACCGCAGCCATGGTCGCCTCCGCGCTGGACCTGGCGGGGGTGTCCTGA